The following coding sequences are from one Rathayibacter sp. VKM Ac-2760 window:
- a CDS encoding glycoside hydrolase — translation MSTARRTRRKAGRIAALATSAALAAGALLALPAAAAPAQAADAFRITPNPAAAGESFEGWGTSLVWFANATGNYPEALREELYQKVFGDDGLDLNIARYNIGGGNASDVKDYLRPGGAVEGWWKQNPAGDAATYGGTSTNYADRDALLAKWNAGDASSYDWSSDETQRWWVEKLAEEKQISHWEAFANSAPYFMTESGYVSGGFNASSEQLKPAAEAKFAQYLATVTAHMEDEYGIEFDTLDPFNEPNTNYWGTQLTNGVPTGGRQEGMHMGPTRQADLIPDVAAALAASSSDAGIAAMDETNPSIFKTNWAAYSAAVRAEVDRMNVHTYGTSDRLAVRDLAKQADKDLWMSEIEGNWVSGYDPVNIENGLGIAGRINDDLRELEPKAWVLWQPVEDLYNMSPKGENLNWGSIFIDLDCKPYQEGGAEVWKSARRVKDAGGDSTKAPVCGVETNSKFNTIRNFTKFIHEGDHLMPTSDTASTAAVRGDGSGATVVHTNSSATAKTVVLDLSRFGSIAAGATVTPYVTTQAASAAAPTGNALVAKPAVTIDRESRTATVTVPAKSVTSFSIDGVSGVADSAPALRDGHRYQLVGTQSGKALTGNPTGAATTITTLATDSAAAAKQAWTVREVAPGEREATRRVVLQSTDGRVLGATGAGTDLRTLSVDAAKADAATRWIVSTTDGTAYTLVNESIGLSLDVNGQSSTENTTVGVYGSNGGANQSWTLRDLAPSAAQTVAVRTTVGVAPTLPASITPQYAWGTGAPVAVSWQRPADSAYAAAGRVEVTGTATDLFGQSIPVTALVDVGGLTATDPASVTVAVGASVAGVKAAAPTTAAARVGASASTFAVPVTWDWTPLTTAALAAPGSVTITGTATADGQTLPATLTVLVTAGTLRNFNPDAGIVATATSSESGYGPERTRNGVDGDKGWSNWTSGTKAAQSTLTYTFPATRQVQQVSVQFQRDGGTSWAQSYQLQYQGADGAWISVPGYESAVALAAPADGTAPTLNATFAPVTAKAFRVVMNAYANTHLIVSETKLYESVASPAAVATLGALRVNGVGVAGFDPARGSYAVTVDGTTMPVLTAVATDSAARVRVTQPTTANGGVGTVAVTSADGTVSQTTTVTVTLKAPAALAVAVTATTRCIAGKVTLTITAQNNATVPVSMTVASSYGSKEFTGVAPGKNATAAFSTRAASVPAGQATVTATATVDGAPVTTVVPAAYSARSC, via the coding sequence ATGTCCACTGCCAGACGCACTCGCCGGAAGGCGGGCCGGATCGCCGCGCTCGCCACGAGCGCCGCCCTCGCCGCCGGAGCGCTGCTCGCGCTCCCCGCGGCCGCGGCCCCCGCGCAGGCCGCCGACGCCTTCCGCATCACCCCCAACCCCGCCGCCGCCGGCGAGTCGTTCGAGGGCTGGGGCACCAGCCTGGTCTGGTTCGCGAACGCGACCGGGAACTACCCCGAGGCCCTGCGCGAGGAGCTCTACCAGAAGGTCTTCGGCGACGACGGCCTCGACCTCAACATCGCCCGCTACAACATCGGCGGCGGCAACGCTTCCGACGTGAAGGACTACCTCCGCCCCGGCGGCGCCGTCGAGGGCTGGTGGAAGCAGAACCCCGCCGGCGATGCCGCGACCTACGGCGGCACCAGCACGAACTACGCCGACCGCGACGCGCTCCTGGCCAAGTGGAACGCCGGCGACGCCTCCTCCTACGACTGGTCGAGCGACGAGACGCAGCGCTGGTGGGTGGAGAAGCTCGCCGAGGAGAAGCAGATCTCGCACTGGGAGGCGTTCGCCAACTCCGCCCCCTACTTCATGACCGAGAGCGGCTACGTCTCCGGCGGCTTCAACGCCTCGAGCGAGCAGCTGAAGCCCGCGGCGGAGGCGAAGTTCGCGCAGTACCTCGCGACCGTCACCGCGCACATGGAGGACGAGTACGGCATCGAGTTCGACACCCTCGACCCGTTCAACGAGCCGAACACCAACTACTGGGGCACGCAGCTCACCAACGGCGTGCCGACCGGCGGACGGCAGGAGGGCATGCACATGGGCCCGACCCGCCAGGCCGACCTGATCCCCGACGTCGCCGCCGCCCTCGCCGCCTCGTCGAGCGACGCCGGCATCGCCGCGATGGACGAGACCAACCCCAGCATCTTCAAGACCAACTGGGCCGCCTACTCCGCCGCCGTGCGCGCCGAGGTCGACCGGATGAACGTGCACACCTACGGCACCTCCGACCGCCTCGCCGTCCGCGACCTCGCCAAGCAGGCCGACAAGGACCTCTGGATGAGCGAGATCGAGGGCAACTGGGTCTCCGGCTACGACCCGGTCAACATCGAGAACGGCCTCGGCATCGCCGGCCGCATCAACGACGACCTGCGCGAGCTCGAGCCGAAGGCCTGGGTGCTCTGGCAGCCGGTCGAGGACCTCTACAACATGAGCCCGAAGGGCGAGAACCTCAACTGGGGCTCGATCTTCATCGACCTCGACTGCAAGCCCTACCAGGAGGGCGGAGCCGAGGTCTGGAAGTCCGCGCGCCGCGTCAAGGACGCCGGCGGCGACTCCACCAAGGCCCCGGTCTGCGGCGTCGAGACGAACTCGAAGTTCAACACGATCCGCAACTTCACGAAGTTCATCCACGAGGGCGATCACCTGATGCCCACGAGCGACACCGCCTCCACCGCCGCCGTCCGCGGCGACGGCAGCGGCGCGACCGTGGTGCACACCAACAGCTCCGCGACCGCGAAGACCGTCGTGCTCGACCTCTCCCGCTTCGGCAGCATCGCCGCCGGTGCGACGGTCACCCCGTACGTCACGACCCAGGCCGCCTCGGCCGCCGCGCCCACCGGCAACGCACTCGTCGCGAAGCCCGCGGTCACCATCGACCGGGAGTCGCGCACCGCGACCGTCACCGTGCCCGCCAAGTCGGTCACCTCCTTCTCGATCGACGGCGTCTCCGGCGTCGCCGACTCCGCCCCCGCGCTGCGCGACGGCCACCGCTACCAGCTGGTCGGCACGCAGAGCGGCAAGGCGCTGACCGGGAACCCCACCGGCGCCGCGACCACGATCACCACCCTCGCCACCGACTCCGCCGCCGCCGCGAAGCAGGCCTGGACCGTCCGCGAGGTCGCCCCCGGCGAGCGCGAGGCCACCCGCCGCGTCGTGCTGCAGAGCACCGACGGCCGCGTGCTCGGCGCCACCGGCGCCGGCACCGATCTGCGCACCCTCTCGGTCGACGCCGCGAAGGCCGACGCCGCCACCCGCTGGATCGTCAGCACCACCGACGGCACCGCCTACACGCTGGTCAACGAGTCGATCGGCCTCTCGCTCGACGTCAACGGCCAGTCCAGCACCGAGAACACCACCGTCGGCGTCTACGGCTCGAACGGCGGAGCGAACCAGTCCTGGACCCTCCGCGACCTCGCCCCGTCCGCCGCGCAGACCGTCGCCGTCCGCACCACCGTCGGCGTCGCGCCGACCCTGCCCGCCTCGATCACCCCGCAGTACGCCTGGGGCACCGGCGCGCCGGTCGCCGTCAGCTGGCAGCGCCCGGCCGACTCGGCCTACGCCGCCGCCGGCCGCGTCGAGGTGACCGGCACCGCGACCGACCTGTTCGGCCAGTCGATCCCCGTCACCGCGCTCGTCGACGTCGGCGGCCTCACCGCCACCGACCCGGCCTCGGTCACCGTCGCCGTCGGCGCATCCGTCGCCGGAGTGAAGGCCGCGGCCCCCACCACCGCCGCCGCGCGCGTCGGCGCCTCGGCCAGCACCTTCGCGGTGCCGGTCACCTGGGACTGGACGCCGCTGACCACCGCCGCGCTCGCCGCACCCGGATCGGTGACGATCACGGGCACCGCGACCGCCGACGGCCAGACTCTCCCCGCCACTCTCACGGTGCTCGTCACCGCGGGCACGCTCCGCAACTTCAACCCGGATGCGGGCATCGTCGCGACCGCGACCTCGTCCGAGTCGGGCTACGGCCCGGAGCGCACCCGCAACGGCGTCGACGGCGACAAGGGCTGGTCCAACTGGACGAGCGGCACCAAGGCCGCGCAGAGCACCCTGACCTACACCTTCCCCGCCACGCGGCAGGTGCAGCAGGTCTCGGTGCAGTTCCAGCGCGACGGCGGCACCAGCTGGGCGCAGAGCTACCAGCTGCAGTACCAGGGCGCCGACGGAGCGTGGATCTCGGTCCCCGGCTACGAGTCGGCCGTCGCGCTGGCCGCGCCCGCCGACGGCACCGCGCCGACGCTGAACGCGACCTTCGCGCCGGTGACGGCCAAGGCCTTCCGCGTCGTGATGAACGCCTACGCCAACACGCACCTGATCGTGTCGGAGACGAAGCTGTACGAGTCGGTGGCCTCGCCCGCCGCGGTCGCCACCCTCGGCGCTCTGCGGGTCAACGGAGTCGGCGTCGCCGGCTTCGACCCGGCGCGCGGCTCCTACGCCGTGACCGTCGACGGCACGACGATGCCGGTGCTCACCGCGGTGGCCACCGACTCGGCGGCCCGGGTGCGCGTCACCCAGCCGACCACCGCGAACGGCGGAGTGGGCACCGTGGCGGTCACCTCGGCCGACGGCACCGTCTCGCAGACGACGACCGTGACCGTGACGCTGAAGGCGCCCGCCGCCCTCGCCGTCGCGGTGACGGCGACGACCCGCTGCATCGCCGGCAAGGTCACCCTGACGATCACGGCGCAGAACAACGCGACCGTCCCCGTCTCGATGACCGTCGCCTCCTCCTACGGCTCGAAGGAGTTCACCGGGGTCGCCCCCGGCAAGAACGCCACCGCCGCCTTCTCGACGCGCGCCGCCTCGGTGCCCGCCGGCCAGGCCACCGTCACCGCGACCGCCACCGTCGACGGCGCCCCCGTCACCACGGTCGTCCCGGCCGCGTACTCCGCGCGCAGCTGCTGA
- a CDS encoding MarR family transcriptional regulator yields MSDSAPDLGIRTRVRQVTERQRLFEQSLTRALAVDAVGLDAMTHLMSSGPLTPTELAGRLGVSTAATTLVLNRLEAAGHVRRERHPTDGRKLIVTASEESARRAQERVAPLIAGVEAVVADLDAAERATVQAFLDRLLAVYDAVTD; encoded by the coding sequence ATGAGTGACAGCGCGCCCGACCTCGGCATCCGGACCCGCGTGCGCCAGGTGACGGAGCGGCAGCGGCTCTTCGAGCAGTCGCTGACCCGCGCGCTCGCGGTCGACGCCGTCGGGCTCGACGCGATGACGCACCTGATGTCGAGCGGGCCGCTGACGCCGACCGAGCTGGCGGGGCGCCTCGGCGTCTCGACCGCGGCGACGACCCTCGTGCTGAACCGCCTCGAGGCGGCCGGGCACGTCCGCCGCGAGCGGCACCCGACGGACGGGCGCAAGCTGATCGTGACCGCCTCGGAGGAGTCGGCGCGGCGCGCGCAGGAGCGGGTCGCCCCGCTGATCGCGGGCGTCGAGGCGGTCGTCGCCGACCTCGACGCGGCGGAGCGCGCGACGGTGCAGGCCTTCCTCGACCGCCTGCTCGCGGTCTACGACGCGGTGACGGACTGA